The genomic segment TCTTAAAAAAGCGATGATAAGGTTGTTAGGGATCAAGAGTAACGGTAGAGGCAATAATCAAGGCAGCTATACAGTTCACTGTTGATAACTCAGGGTTGACTGCCAACGTGTAAACGCTCCCGACCGATCATCATCACCGTGTTACGATGGCGACAGAGAGAGAATCGTGGAAGAAGAAGGAAGATAAAATACATGGAAGAGATCATTAAGTCAATATCCTTTGATGGACGGGATATTAGACTCAAAATAGGTTTACTTGCGCCACAGGCAGGTGGAGCCGTTTTAATCGAGTCTGGAGATACATCAGTTTTAGTGACTGCGACTCGCGCCGAAGGCAGACCTGGAATAGATTTTCTGCCCTTGTTAGTAGACTATGAAGAACGACTGTATGCAGGGGGAAGAATTCCAGGGGGATTCTTACGTCGGGAAGGTCGTCCGCCGGATCGGGTCACTTTGACGAGTCGTTTAATTGACCGTCCCTTACGTCCTTTAATTCCCCATTGGGTCAGGGATGATATTCAGGTTGTCGCCACAACATTGTCCATGGATGAACAGGTGCCACCGGATGTGTTAGCCGTGACAGGTGCTTCTGTAGCCGTCATTTTAGCTAAAATTCCCTTTTTCGGGCCGATGGCTGCGGTACGAGTCGGATTAGTTGGAGATGATTTTATTATCAATCCCACCTACCGGGAAGTAAAGAACGGGGATTTGGATTTAGTCGTGGCGGGTTCCCCCGATGGCGTAGTCATGGTAGAAGCCGGGGCGAACCAACTGCCCGAACAGGATATCATCGAGGCGATTGATTTTGGTTATGAAGCGGTTTGTGATTTAATCAAAGCCCAAGAAGAATTGATGCGAGACTTGGGGATTGAATTAAAACCCGGAGAACCCCCGGAAGGAAATACGGGTTTAATCCAATTTATCCGCGATCGCGTGACTCTCCCGGTTAAACAAGTTCTCCAACAATATGACTTGGATAAAACGGCACGGGATGCCCACTTGGATGAAATTAAGGAACAACAAATAGTTACCCCCATTGAGGCGTTACCCGAAGATGATCCACTGCGGGTGGCGACAACCGAGGATTCTAAATTGGTAAGTCAGATTTTCAAGGACATTACCAAGGAATTAATGCGTCAGCAAATTGTCCAAGATAGCGTCCGGGTAGATGGTCGCAACTTAGATCAAGTCCGTCCGGTATCTTGTAAGGTGAGTTGTTTACCGAAACGGGTACATGGAAGTGCCTTGTTTAATCGGGGTTTAACTCAGGTGTTGTCCATTGCGACTTTAGGAACGCCAGGGGATGCTCAGGATTTAGATGATTTGCATCCCCAAGAAGAAAAACGCTATATGCACCATTACAACTTTCCGCCTTATTCCGTTGGGGAAACAAAACCCATGCGGGCACCGGGACGGCGAGAAATTGGTCATGGAGCTTTAGCAGAAAGGGCCTTAGTTCCTGTGTTACCCTCTAAGGATCAGTTTCCCTATGTGATTCGGGTCGTATCAGAAGTATTATCGTCCAACGGCTCAACTTCAATGGGTTCGGTCTGTGGATCAACATTAGCGTTAATGGATGCCGGGGTTCCCATTTCCAAACCCGTAAGCGGGGCGGCGATGGGGTTAATTAAAGAAGGGGAAGAAGTTCGGATTCTCACCGATATTCAAGGAATTGAAGACTTTTTGGGAGATATGGACTTCAAAGTGGCAGGAACCGATAGTGGAGTCACCGCGCTACAAATGGATATGAAGATCACTGGGCTACCGATGAAAACGGTGGCAGATGCTATTTATCAAGCGAAACCTGCCCGACTGCATATCCTGGAAAAAATGTTAGAGGTCATTGGCAAACCTCGTTCTGATTTGTCTCCCTTCGCGCCTCGGTTGTTAACCTTAAAAATTGATCCTGATTTGATTGGTTTAGTCATTGGCCCTGGTGGGAAAACCATTAAGGGGATTACCGAAGAAACCGGAGTCAAAATTGATATTGACGATGATGGTACTGTGACAATTGCTTCAACCGATAGTGAGAATGCCGCCCGTGCTTATCAAATTATTCAAGGCATGACCCGCAAACTGAATGCTGGGGATGTGTATGTGGGCAGGATTACGCGGATTATCCCGATTGGAGCCTTTGTAGAATTACTTCCGGGTAAAGAAGGGATGATTCATATTTCCCAATTAGCAGATTACCGGGTTCCTCGTGTTGAAGATGAGGTTTCTGTCGGGGATGAGGTCATTGTCAAAGTTCGGGAAATTGACAGCAAAGGTCGGATTAATCTGACTCGTCTGAATATTCATCCTGATGAAGCCGCCGCTGCCCGTGCTGCCGCAGTGAAATAGTCAGTCATATCAGTTATCGGTTTTTAGTTTTTAGTTCTGGGTTAACAACTATTAACTGACAACTGACAACTGATAACTGATAACTGATAACTGATAACTGATAACTGATAACTGATAACTGATTAAATCAGTTGAGATTCAAATGCCCCAATGTCAATGATATTGTTAACAATCCGGGTAAAGTTAGGCCCCCGTTGGTCAAATAGTCCGGGGTCTGTATAGGGGATAGCAAAGCTATTATTTCCTGCATTAATCGCCAAGCTAGTGCTGTCTAAGGCTAAAGTCGGTGTGGTGCCCCCATTATTTTGTAAAGGACTCAGTAATGGATCAATGGGGGTAGTGCTACTGCCTACAATATCATTCTTAACCCCATTGACTAAGCCTTCCCCTCCAGTTCCGTCTCCAATTAAGTTGTTACCACCACTATTGAACGCAAACTCAATAGAGGCTCCCACATCAGGATCAAGAGGAGCCTTGTTACTGGCAATGATCGTGTTTTTCAGATTGCTGACCCCCCCAATATTTCGGACACCGCCACTATTTCCGGTCGCTTGGTTGAAACCTACCGTGCTATTAGTCATTGTCAACTCCGCCACAGAGTTAAACACCCCACCCCCGATGTTAGCTGTATTGTTAGCAATGGTGCTATTAATAATTTGGACTTGACCATCAATAACGATAACACCGCCCCCGTTACTACCTTTATTATTGCTAATAGTGCTGTTTTGGATGGTCAGTTTACCGGAGTTGGCGATGGCTCCTCCGTTATTAGCTTGGTTTCCATCTAGCCAACTATCAATGATCTGAACATTACTCGTCGATGAAGTAATATTAATTGCACCGCCTCGGCTGCCGGTGGTGGTACTGGAGCTACTGGGTATGGTTCCCGACGGGAAGCCATTGGTGAGTTTCAATCCATCAATCGTGACATTGCCTCCATTGACGTTAAAAATGTTATAGTCCCCTCCCGTATCCCGACGAATCGTAAGTTGATCTGCTTCTGGGCCGTCGAAAATGATATCGCTGTTGAGGGCAGGTAAAGCACCTGTGAGGTTAATCACCCCCGATGAAGCGTTGTCAACAAAAGTAATCGTATCTTCTCCAGTGAGGGATTCAGCATTCAGAATCGCTTGACGTAAGGAACCTTCTACTAAAGCATAATCTTCTGGTGCTTGACTGGTGGTATCACCGAGTTGGGTAACGGCGGTATCATTGGCTTGAATCGTAACCGTTGCAGTGTTTTCTTTCGGACTAATCTTGTAATCCCCTTCCGCCAAAGCCAAGGTCAAGGATTCATCAGCTTCTGCGGGAATATCATCAATCGGAGTCAGGATAATATCGATGCTGGTTTGGTCATTGGGAAGAGTAAGAACGGCGGTAGAGTCATTGTTAATCGTGATGGCTTGCCCTGTTGAAGTTGTCAGAGTGTAGTCGTTGGCAGTGATTTTATCGGGTGTCAGCGCGAGATTAATTGTTAAATCTCCATAAGTATCAGGTGCGCGACTAATGCGATAAATTCCGTTTTTGGGCTTTTCATTTTCGACTTTCGTGGTGGTGGGTTCGGTCGCAATAGCTTCTACAGTCGTGAGACTCAGGGTAGCCTTATCATCATCATTAATGGTGACAACGGTTGTGGGGTTGTCGTTTCCAGCTTGTCCATTTTTATCAAAATTAGCAAAGGAAAGTTGCAGGGTTCGGTCAGGCTGAACCCGTACATTGCCAATAATCTCAATCGGAACCGTTTGCTTATCTTGATTGGGAGCAAAGGTCAGTGGTATTGCCCCAGCCTTGAAGTCTGTACCGGAGATAGCAGTACCACTGGTCAACACTACATCAACGCTTGACTGTTGACTAAGATCTCCTGAACGAGCGACTTCAACTTGATTAAACTGACTAGACGTATCCCCTTCTTCAACCTCATAGTTGTTCTGTACGAAATTATAGGTGGGCGGGGAATCATCATCTGCAATAGTCAGAATAGCGTCGGGTGCAGTTGTTCCGGCTTGGCCCTCATTATCAAAGTTGGAAAATGACAGAGCGATCGCTTCATTAGATTCAGATACTTCGTCTCCTTTGATAGTAATTTGTAGGGTTTTGCTGGTTTCTCCCGGTTGGAATTGTAGGGGGATTTCAGAGGGGGTATAGTCTTGTTCTGGGGTAGCTCCGTTGGGGGAACCTGTATTCAAATTAACTGTAACTGATGAAGCTAGATCAACTTTTCCTGAACGAATTACGGTGACTTCACTGTAGGTAATGTCGGTATTATTTTCCCGCACTTGATAAACATTATTCGTGAAATCATAGGTTGGAACATTATCGTCATCAATCACCAGTAAATCCGCAGTGGGATGGAGATTTCCAACTAAACTGCCTGGAGGAACACTTAAGGATAGATTAATGGTTTTGTTCTGATCAGATCCAAGATCCCCTATAATCGTAATTGGAACAGTTTGGCTGATTTCTCCGGCTTTAAAATTAACCGTGATTGGCCCTGGAGCAAAGTCTACATTGGGAACAGCATTAACTCCGGTCAGATTAACATTAACAGAAGAATCTAGATTAATATCCCCAGAACGCTCAATTTTAACAACCTGAGTCACATTGGTTGAGTTACCTTCGAGGGTTTGGAAGAATTTGTCGGCGAAGTCATAAGTAGTGGGGCCATCATCATCGTTAATATTGAGGGTGGCTTGGGGGTTGATAGTTCCAGGTTGTCCACTGGGTTGAAAGTTGTCTGGATCAAATGACAAGATAATGACTTCGGACGGCTCAATGGTGTTATCCCCGATAATAGGGATTTCAAATGTTTTTTGACTCTCGCCTTCAGCAAAATCTAGGGAGATTTCCGTCGGTTCCACGTCAATGCCCGGTGTTCCGCCGTTTTGTAAAGCAGGAGTCAGGAGAATTTTGACACTAGATGCCAAATCTGTATCAAAGCTGCGGTCAATGGTGATACTAGCTTTCTGAGGAATGTCTGGATCACCTTCAAAGACGGAATATTCAGCCTGACTAAAATTATAAACTGGAGGTTTGGGTGGAGGATCTTCGCTAGTGATGGTTCCTAGAGCGGTGGATTCTTGGGGATTGGCACTGTACAGAAAGCCGGATTCTACCAAAGTCAGATCAATGGTTTTTCCAACTTCTTCAAATTGATCATCATTAATGGGAAAGATTGTAACTGTTGCGGTAGTGACGTTTGCTGGGAAGGAAACACTGCCTTGGGTATCGGTAAAGCTACTATCCCCAGTAACGGTATAGTTTTCTCCGAGTTTAGCTGTACCCCCAACACTGAAGTTAACATTAATCGGCAAATCTAGTGAGCCACCCTGACGGGTGAAGGTATACACTAAGGGTACTTCGGAGTCTTCTGCAACTGTATCAGGAGATAGAGACACACTAATGGTGGAGGGGGAGGGCGGTAGGGGAATGAAGATAGGTGATGTCGTTGGGAGTGGGGAAGAAGATGAACTGACATCATTTT from the Planktothrix tepida PCC 9214 genome contains:
- a CDS encoding polyribonucleotide nucleotidyltransferase, coding for MEEIIKSISFDGRDIRLKIGLLAPQAGGAVLIESGDTSVLVTATRAEGRPGIDFLPLLVDYEERLYAGGRIPGGFLRREGRPPDRVTLTSRLIDRPLRPLIPHWVRDDIQVVATTLSMDEQVPPDVLAVTGASVAVILAKIPFFGPMAAVRVGLVGDDFIINPTYREVKNGDLDLVVAGSPDGVVMVEAGANQLPEQDIIEAIDFGYEAVCDLIKAQEELMRDLGIELKPGEPPEGNTGLIQFIRDRVTLPVKQVLQQYDLDKTARDAHLDEIKEQQIVTPIEALPEDDPLRVATTEDSKLVSQIFKDITKELMRQQIVQDSVRVDGRNLDQVRPVSCKVSCLPKRVHGSALFNRGLTQVLSIATLGTPGDAQDLDDLHPQEEKRYMHHYNFPPYSVGETKPMRAPGRREIGHGALAERALVPVLPSKDQFPYVIRVVSEVLSSNGSTSMGSVCGSTLALMDAGVPISKPVSGAAMGLIKEGEEVRILTDIQGIEDFLGDMDFKVAGTDSGVTALQMDMKITGLPMKTVADAIYQAKPARLHILEKMLEVIGKPRSDLSPFAPRLLTLKIDPDLIGLVIGPGGKTIKGITEETGVKIDIDDDGTVTIASTDSENAARAYQIIQGMTRKLNAGDVYVGRITRIIPIGAFVELLPGKEGMIHISQLADYRVPRVEDEVSVGDEVIVKVREIDSKGRINLTRLNIHPDEAAAARAAAVK
- a CDS encoding Calx-beta domain-containing protein translates to MTQLIGTASNDLLTGTPEPDEILGFAGNDTLQGLAENDTLNGGQDQDLLSGGIGNDLLFGDIGNDTLEGDSGDDLIYGNAGNDQLNGGEGADLLFGGQGSDTLFDSGGNDLLFGDRGNDLLYSGTGVNELTGGGGSDVFVIGRELLDGQLDIVTDFRIGVDLIGLTNNLKFSDLRFVQVGNDTVIEDKLSNQQLILVQEIEATALNNQANFTQSIESSTPIIEFSNTTPLQVQEGETSALLVNVQRAGSPLNTVSATLGLKTDTATSSDVSLEAVEVIFQPYETFKVVSVPINIVDDQQPEPNESFQLTLSNPKGGATLGESEAVAVTITENDVSSSSSPLPTTSPIFIPLPPSPSTISVSLSPDTVAEDSEVPLVYTFTRQGGSLDLPINVNFSVGGTAKLGENYTVTGDSSFTDTQGSVSFPANVTTATVTIFPINDDQFEEVGKTIDLTLVESGFLYSANPQESTALGTITSEDPPPKPPVYNFSQAEYSVFEGDPDIPQKASITIDRSFDTDLASSVKILLTPALQNGGTPGIDVEPTEISLDFAEGESQKTFEIPIIGDNTIEPSEVIILSFDPDNFQPSGQPGTINPQATLNINDDDGPTTYDFADKFFQTLEGNSTNVTQVVKIERSGDINLDSSVNVNLTGVNAVPNVDFAPGPITVNFKAGEISQTVPITIIGDLGSDQNKTINLSLSVPPGSLVGNLHPTADLLVIDDDNVPTYDFTNNVYQVRENNTDITYSEVTVIRSGKVDLASSVTVNLNTGSPNGATPEQDYTPSEIPLQFQPGETSKTLQITIKGDEVSESNEAIALSFSNFDNEGQAGTTAPDAILTIADDDSPPTYNFVQNNYEVEEGDTSSQFNQVEVARSGDLSQQSSVDVVLTSGTAISGTDFKAGAIPLTFAPNQDKQTVPIEIIGNVRVQPDRTLQLSFANFDKNGQAGNDNPTTVVTINDDDKATLSLTTVEAIATEPTTTKVENEKPKNGIYRISRAPDTYGDLTINLALTPDKITANDYTLTTSTGQAITINNDSTAVLTLPNDQTSIDIILTPIDDIPAEADESLTLALAEGDYKISPKENTATVTIQANDTAVTQLGDTTSQAPEDYALVEGSLRQAILNAESLTGEDTITFVDNASSGVINLTGALPALNSDIIFDGPEADQLTIRRDTGGDYNIFNVNGGNVTIDGLKLTNGFPSGTIPSSSSTTTGSRGGAINITSSTSNVQIIDSWLDGNQANNGGAIANSGKLTIQNSTISNNKGSNGGGVIVIDGQVQIINSTIANNTANIGGGVFNSVAELTMTNSTVGFNQATGNSGGVRNIGGVSNLKNTIIASNKAPLDPDVGASIEFAFNSGGNNLIGDGTGGEGLVNGVKNDIVGSSTTPIDPLLSPLQNNGGTTPTLALDSTSLAINAGNNSFAIPYTDPGLFDQRGPNFTRIVNNIIDIGAFESQLI